The following DNA comes from Gordonia zhaorongruii.
TTCGCCCCGGCCTTCAACGCGGCGATCCTCGCCTGGATCTCCGGATCGTCAACCTGCGTCATCGCTTCTCACTCCTCACCCCAGCCCCCGCGGGCCGTCGACATTCCCAGGACGCCCGGGGTTGTGCCGACGAAATCATTCACCTCACATGCTCCCAAATGTCACCGATCGGTATCCGATCGTTACAGATATTCTGGGTGCAGACAAAATCAAGCGGGCCACCTCACGTGAATGAGATGACCCGCTCGATTGGTCCGTTCTGACGTGCATGAAGCACGTCAGTGATCAGCGCGACTCTTTATGAGTCTCGTGCTTGCCGCAGTTCGGGCAGAACTTCTTGATCTCGAGACGATCGGGATCGTTGCGACGATTCTTCTTGGTGATGTAGTTACGGTGCTTGCACACCTCGCATGCCAAGGTGATCTTCGGCCGCACATCGGTTGAGGAAGCCACTTTGTTGCCTACTTTCGCGTCTTGCAGTTATCGGGCCCGCAGCGCGGTCCCTGGCGTTCGGGCCGGGCCGTGTGCCGGTGATCGATGTGTAGCGGTGGGGGGACTCGATCCCCCGACCTCACGATTATGAGTCGTGCGCTCTAACCAGCTGAGCTACACCGCCCTGTCGGTCCCACCGCGTAAAGCCGCGAAACC
Coding sequences within:
- the rpmG gene encoding 50S ribosomal protein L33, whose amino-acid sequence is MASSTDVRPKITLACEVCKHRNYITKKNRRNDPDRLEIKKFCPNCGKHETHKESR